From the genome of Sulfurovum sp. NBC37-1, one region includes:
- a CDS encoding DNA-directed RNA polymerase subunit omega, whose translation MRTEQLTAKAMEKVNFDKYLLANAVGKRAEKIANGAEVLLDYDTSGMKYTDIALREIAEGKITVSLEG comes from the coding sequence ATGAGAACAGAACAACTAACTGCAAAAGCAATGGAGAAAGTAAACTTCGACAAATATCTTTTGGCAAATGCCGTAGGCAAAAGAGCTGAAAAGATTGCAAACGGTGCCGAAGTATTGTTGGATTATGATACAAGCGGTATGAAATATACCGATATCGCACTCAGAGAGATCGCTGAAGGCAAGATCACTGTAAGTCTAGAGGGATAG